A genomic window from Gossypium hirsutum isolate 1008001.06 chromosome D12, Gossypium_hirsutum_v2.1, whole genome shotgun sequence includes:
- the LOC107946340 gene encoding autophagy-related protein 8C-like encodes MAKSSFKLEHPLERRQAEAARIREKYPDRIPVIVERADKSDVPDIDKKKYLVPADLTVGQFVYVVRKRIKLGPEKAIFIFVKNILPPTAAMMSAIYDENHDEDGFLYMTYSGENTFGIH; translated from the exons ATGGCCAAGAGCTCCTTTAAGTTGGAACACCCTCTCG AAAGGAGGCAAGCTGAAGCTGCACGCATTAGGGAAAAGTATCCGGACAGAATCCCA GTTATTGTTGAAAGGGCCGATAAGAGCGATGTGCCTGATATTGATAAGAAAAA ATATCTGGTTCCTGCTGATCTAACTGTTGGTCAATTCGTTTATGTTGTCCGGAAGAGGATCAAGCTTGGTCCTGAGAAGGCTATATTCATTTTTGTGAAGAACATTCTACCACCAACTG CCGCTATGATGTCTGCCATATATGATGAAAACCATGATGAAGATGGTTTCCTTTATATGACTTACAGTGGTGAAAACACATTTGGGATTCATTGA